Proteins from one Parvibaculum lavamentivorans DS-1 genomic window:
- a CDS encoding type II toxin-antitoxin system RelE/ParE family toxin has protein sequence MIGSFADKDTERLWGRQSVARFRAFERIALRKLAQLDAARSLEDLKYPPGNRLEALKGNRKGQMSLRINDQWRICFEWREGGPENVQIVDYH, from the coding sequence GTGATAGGAAGCTTCGCGGACAAGGACACCGAGCGCCTGTGGGGACGGCAATCCGTCGCCCGCTTTCGCGCCTTCGAGCGAATTGCGCTGCGGAAGCTGGCTCAGCTCGACGCAGCACGCTCCCTGGAAGATCTGAAATATCCGCCGGGGAACCGGCTGGAGGCACTCAAGGGTAACCGCAAGGGCCAGATGTCGCTCCGCATCAACGATCAGTGGCGTATCTGCTTCGAATGGCGGGAAGGCGGCCCGGAGAATGTCCAGATTGTCGATTATCACTGA
- a CDS encoding MmcB family DNA repair protein, whose translation MAKDDLPELPDVMADEFRLFDGRQSAIAASVQRGCCRLLAQMGYAAVTEFSLATGRRVDIMALGPKGEIIVLEIKSSLIDYRTDAKWEEYLDFCDRFYFAVPPEFPREIIPGEVGLVIADRFGAEILREGPHTPLPPARRKKLTLHAARVSARRVHRFLDPE comes from the coding sequence ATGGCGAAAGACGATCTTCCAGAGCTGCCCGACGTGATGGCGGATGAGTTCCGCCTCTTCGACGGCCGTCAATCCGCGATCGCGGCAAGCGTGCAGCGCGGCTGCTGCCGCCTGCTCGCGCAGATGGGCTATGCGGCGGTGACGGAGTTCTCGCTCGCAACCGGGCGGCGCGTCGACATCATGGCGCTCGGGCCGAAAGGCGAAATCATCGTGCTCGAAATCAAGTCGAGCCTGATCGACTACCGGACGGATGCGAAGTGGGAGGAGTATCTGGATTTCTGCGACCGCTTCTATTTCGCGGTGCCGCCGGAATTTCCGCGCGAGATCATTCCCGGAGAAGTCGGCCTCGTCATCGCCGACCGCTTCGGCGCGGAAATCCTGCGCGAAGGCCCGCACACGCCGCTGCCGCCCGCGCGCCGCAAGAAACTGACGCTCCATGCGGCCCGCGTCTCGGCCCGCCGCGTCCACCGCTTTCTCGATCCGGAGTGA
- a CDS encoding phosphotransferase family protein gives MSNLPDIPDLPDGPWPLIGEGLWSSVHDLGDGSVLKLVRRHGGLGSGESKYFREAAALGLLGGLSLSAPRLPRLIASGRFENAYAHSGPPLAGWLRLEKLPGRPIDEGGLYALKSEERERLGEEIGAAIARFHEASAALAGEASKLGSSSLRSIDEALSRIGAPEQRARLERLKEMLRGEEGTPVLLHGDLNLSNILSARGEALGFIDFAEAGTGFREEDLRHFDNPGPMRDAIFRSYAAVSGRAVDMQRFRMSVAVNAAISLAIGGNSGHPREAMRRTSFLDEALRQAGIEA, from the coding sequence ATGAGCAATCTTCCCGACATTCCCGATCTGCCGGACGGCCCCTGGCCGCTGATCGGCGAGGGCCTGTGGAGCAGCGTCCACGATCTCGGCGACGGCAGCGTGCTGAAGCTTGTGCGCAGGCATGGCGGCCTCGGCTCGGGCGAGAGCAAATATTTCCGCGAAGCCGCCGCGCTCGGTCTTCTCGGCGGCCTCTCTCTTTCCGCGCCGCGCCTGCCGCGGCTGATCGCATCGGGCCGGTTTGAAAATGCCTATGCGCATTCCGGGCCGCCGCTCGCGGGCTGGCTGCGGCTTGAAAAGCTGCCCGGCCGCCCCATCGACGAAGGCGGGCTCTACGCTCTCAAAAGCGAGGAGCGCGAAAGGCTCGGCGAGGAGATCGGCGCCGCCATCGCCCGCTTCCATGAGGCAAGCGCGGCGCTTGCGGGCGAGGCATCTAAGCTCGGCTCCAGCAGCCTTCGCAGCATCGACGAGGCCTTGTCGCGGATCGGCGCGCCGGAGCAGCGCGCCCGCCTCGAACGGTTGAAGGAGATGCTGCGCGGCGAGGAAGGAACGCCCGTGCTGCTTCACGGCGACCTCAATCTTTCCAATATTCTTTCGGCGCGTGGCGAGGCTCTCGGCTTCATCGACTTCGCGGAAGCCGGCACCGGCTTTCGCGAGGAGGATCTCCGCCATTTCGACAATCCGGGGCCGATGCGCGACGCCATCTTCCGCTCCTATGCCGCCGTTTCCGGCCGCGCCGTCGACATGCAGCGTTTCCGCATGAGCGTCGCCGTCAATGCCGCCATCTCGCTCGCCATAGGCGGCAATAGCGGCCATCCACGCGAAGCCATGCGCCGCACCAGCTTTCTCGACGAGGCATTGCGGCAGGCGGGCATCGAAGCGTAG